The following proteins are encoded in a genomic region of Streptomyces collinus Tu 365:
- a CDS encoding ADP-ribosylglycohydrolase family protein, which produces MTPKGEESSGPCPPRQSGLDERITAALVGAAVGDALGGPVEGYSPDQITDRHGGRVHGVVGPWHGDDWPTARPIAPYHKGDGHVTDDTLMTHALVRVYARVRDHLDAYAIADHLVPDLMTNPRWIPELEAEALPLQRLFLAEKWLVARLAYGHADPREAGVGNIVNCGAAMYMAPVGLVNAADPARAYAEALDVAGAHQSSYGREAAGVFAAAVAAAATPGATPDSVVSACLSLAKDGTRAAIEKVCEAARAHGDFESALVPLREAVAPYDTVGPDYRAPSLGARRPSRLHSIEELPVALGMLLVSGGDFRQAVLGSVNYGRDCDSTATMAGALAGALGAPVPEEWSKTVAEASRLDLWEPARTLTGVAREIFARDVDRRRAHERAFTELGGAACSD; this is translated from the coding sequence ATGACGCCCAAAGGAGAAGAAAGCAGCGGTCCGTGCCCGCCGCGGCAGAGCGGTCTGGACGAGCGGATCACCGCGGCGCTGGTCGGGGCCGCCGTCGGGGACGCGCTGGGCGGCCCCGTCGAGGGCTACTCCCCCGACCAGATCACCGACCGCCACGGCGGCCGCGTGCACGGCGTCGTGGGCCCGTGGCACGGCGACGACTGGCCCACCGCCCGCCCGATCGCCCCGTACCACAAGGGCGACGGCCACGTCACCGACGACACCCTGATGACGCACGCGCTGGTCCGGGTCTACGCCCGCGTCCGGGACCACCTGGACGCGTACGCGATCGCCGACCACCTGGTCCCCGACCTGATGACGAACCCGCGCTGGATCCCCGAACTGGAGGCGGAGGCGCTGCCGCTCCAGCGCCTGTTCCTCGCCGAGAAGTGGCTGGTGGCGCGGCTGGCGTACGGCCACGCGGACCCGCGGGAGGCGGGCGTCGGCAACATCGTCAACTGCGGGGCCGCGATGTACATGGCCCCCGTCGGCCTGGTCAACGCGGCCGACCCGGCCCGGGCGTACGCCGAGGCGCTGGACGTCGCGGGCGCGCACCAGTCGTCGTACGGCAGGGAGGCCGCCGGGGTGTTCGCCGCCGCGGTCGCCGCCGCCGCCACGCCGGGCGCGACCCCGGACTCGGTGGTGTCCGCCTGTCTGTCCCTGGCGAAGGACGGCACCCGCGCGGCGATCGAGAAGGTCTGCGAGGCGGCCCGCGCGCACGGCGACTTCGAGTCGGCCCTGGTCCCGCTGCGAGAGGCGGTGGCCCCCTACGACACGGTCGGCCCCGACTACCGCGCCCCCTCGCTCGGCGCCCGCCGCCCCTCCCGGCTGCACTCCATCGAGGAACTCCCCGTCGCCCTGGGAATGCTGCTGGTCTCCGGCGGCGACTTCCGGCAGGCGGTCCTGGGCTCGGTCAACTACGGCCGCGACTGCGACTCGACCGCCACGATGGCGGGCGCCCTCGCCGGCGCCCTCGGCGCGCCGGTCCCCGAGGAGTGGTCCAAGACGGTGGCCGAGGCCAGCCGCCTCGACCTGTGGGAGCCCGCCCGCACCCTGACCGGGGTCGCCCGGGAGATCTTCGCCCGGGACGTGGACCGCCGCCGGGCGCACGAGCGGGCCTTCACGGAACTGGGAGGCGCGGCATGCTCCGACTGA
- a CDS encoding ADP-ribosylglycohydrolase family protein, protein MTRRVEGLLIGLAAGDAAGWPAARHRAARMPEWTRRLTRELDTFAEQNATTTLPVPIALNQPPEPLRLGPSDDAEWAAFAAEAVLRAGDDDVLGDLDRDRRMRAAIDLTWTAVAAEVAAAADRAPEVESAVLPLRARISVRAGLGNLAAGLRPPATGHDNPHYFDDAACVRACVLAVAHPGDPRRAADLAEFDARYTQDGDGVHGARAMAAALALALAGADTDACVAAALAELPAGTEIGRNARHALVLAAGSESAFALIPLLEHQIVDHVYSYGIAAAETVPVALALATAARGRIAEAVPAAACLSRVADSAPALAGALTGALGGGAAVPDSWRDACRTLSGCALPRLTGTDLVELAGLLETAHRARAEG, encoded by the coding sequence GTGACGCGGCGGGTCGAGGGGCTGCTGATCGGGCTCGCCGCGGGGGACGCCGCCGGGTGGCCCGCCGCGCGGCACCGGGCGGCGCGGATGCCCGAGTGGACCCGGCGGCTCACCCGGGAGCTGGACACGTTCGCCGAGCAGAACGCGACGACCACCCTCCCGGTGCCGATCGCGCTCAACCAGCCCCCCGAGCCGCTGCGCCTCGGCCCCTCCGACGACGCCGAGTGGGCGGCGTTCGCCGCCGAGGCGGTGCTGCGGGCCGGCGACGACGACGTGCTCGGCGACCTCGACCGGGACCGCCGGATGCGCGCCGCGATCGACCTCACCTGGACCGCCGTCGCCGCCGAGGTCGCCGCGGCGGCGGACCGCGCCCCCGAGGTCGAGTCGGCCGTGCTCCCGCTGCGGGCCCGCATCTCCGTACGCGCCGGACTCGGCAACCTCGCCGCCGGCCTGCGCCCGCCCGCCACCGGCCACGACAACCCGCACTACTTCGACGACGCCGCCTGCGTCCGCGCCTGCGTCCTCGCGGTGGCCCACCCGGGCGACCCCCGCCGGGCCGCCGACCTCGCCGAGTTCGACGCCCGCTACACCCAGGACGGCGACGGCGTGCACGGCGCGCGGGCCATGGCGGCGGCCCTCGCCCTCGCTCTCGCCGGCGCGGACACCGATGCCTGCGTGGCGGCCGCGCTGGCCGAGCTCCCGGCGGGGACGGAGATCGGCCGCAACGCCCGGCACGCCCTCGTCCTGGCCGCCGGCAGCGAGTCGGCCTTCGCGCTGATCCCCCTGCTGGAGCACCAGATCGTCGACCACGTCTACAGCTACGGCATCGCCGCCGCCGAGACCGTCCCGGTGGCCCTCGCCCTGGCCACCGCCGCCCGCGGCCGCATCGCCGAGGCCGTGCCCGCCGCCGCCTGCCTGTCCCGGGTCGCCGACTCCGCGCCCGCCCTCGCCGGGGCGCTCACCGGAGCCCTGGGCGGCGGCGCGGCCGTCCCGGACAGCTGGCGGGACGCCTGCCGCACCCTGTCCGGCTGCGCCCTGCCCCGCCTGACCGGCACCGACCTGGTGGAACTCGCCGGACTCCTGGAAACCGCGCACCGGGCCCGAGCAGAGGGATGA
- a CDS encoding ADP-ribosylglycohydrolase family protein — protein MASIAPTPPGPAPAEAVPLRERARGALLGLAVGDALGAPAENLKPSEIRARWGRITGYVSERPCGTDDTEYAIFSGLLLARHGSALTPAHVEGAWHQWIADRAEGPFRGAGFSERGTLENLRRGLAAPISAQHRHAWSDGLAMRAAPFGVFAAGRPGEAARLVAIDGAVSHEGEGIYGGQAVAAGVAAAMAGASPAVVIASALAVVPDDSWTARSLRRAVTVAHRGERAVRSAVVIGGYPWTDLAPEAVALAFGAYAAADGDFREAVLTAVNMGRDADTTAAVAGALAGATRGAAAIPPQWAAAIGPARGRCLPSMAGHHVLDIAELLVPEEGGKWGSAVTTPELLPEAVRHLLTTGRPAVPATTARPAVPTTTARPPAPAAPLPAAAPLPAAEPAEPPLPLPLPLVQATGNPAPPTPAATPAESPPHHAPAEAADQRQPLTTTHPLAPPVPAVAQPPAPLVSAQAAEARPALPATSSPAPAPATEPAEPPTPLLAAARPTGQPAPPAPRRPSRSPHAPPRRHCPSHRATTTAHHPRAPGPTGPRHDRRAG, from the coding sequence ATGGCATCGATCGCCCCTACTCCCCCGGGCCCGGCACCCGCGGAGGCGGTCCCCCTGCGCGAGCGGGCCCGCGGCGCGCTGCTCGGGCTGGCCGTCGGCGACGCGCTCGGGGCACCCGCGGAGAACCTCAAGCCCTCCGAGATCCGCGCCCGCTGGGGCCGGATCACCGGGTACGTCAGCGAGCGTCCGTGCGGCACGGACGACACCGAGTACGCCATCTTCTCGGGGCTGCTGCTGGCCCGGCACGGCTCGGCGCTGACCCCCGCGCACGTCGAGGGCGCCTGGCACCAGTGGATCGCCGACCGTGCCGAGGGCCCCTTCCGCGGGGCGGGCTTCAGCGAGCGGGGCACGCTGGAGAACCTCCGCCGCGGTCTCGCGGCCCCCATCTCCGCGCAGCACCGGCACGCCTGGAGCGACGGCCTCGCCATGCGGGCGGCACCCTTCGGGGTGTTCGCCGCCGGGCGCCCCGGGGAGGCGGCCCGGCTGGTCGCGATCGACGGCGCGGTCAGCCACGAGGGCGAGGGCATCTACGGCGGCCAGGCGGTCGCGGCCGGGGTGGCGGCCGCGATGGCGGGTGCCTCACCGGCGGTGGTGATCGCCTCGGCGCTCGCGGTCGTCCCCGACGACTCCTGGACGGCCCGCTCGCTGCGGCGCGCGGTGACCGTGGCCCACCGCGGCGAACGCGCGGTCCGCTCCGCGGTGGTCATCGGCGGCTACCCGTGGACCGACCTGGCCCCCGAGGCGGTCGCCCTCGCCTTCGGCGCGTACGCGGCGGCCGACGGGGACTTCCGGGAAGCGGTCCTGACGGCCGTCAACATGGGCCGCGACGCGGACACGACGGCCGCGGTGGCGGGCGCCCTGGCCGGCGCGACCCGGGGCGCCGCGGCGATTCCCCCGCAGTGGGCGGCGGCGATCGGCCCGGCGCGGGGCCGCTGCCTGCCGTCGATGGCCGGCCACCACGTCCTGGACATCGCGGAACTCCTCGTCCCGGAGGAGGGCGGCAAGTGGGGCTCCGCCGTGACGACCCCGGAACTCCTCCCGGAGGCGGTCCGCCACCTGCTCACCACCGGCCGCCCGGCGGTCCCCGCGACCACTGCCCGCCCGGCAGTCCCCACGACCACTGCCCGGCCACCGGCGCCCGCCGCACCGCTCCCGGCCGCCGCACCGCTCCCGGCCGCCGAGCCGGCCGAGCCACCCCTTCCCCTTCCCCTTCCCCTCGTCCAGGCGACCGGGAACCCGGCGCCCCCGACCCCTGCCGCCACGCCGGCCGAGTCGCCCCCACATCACGCCCCGGCCGAGGCAGCCGATCAACGGCAACCGCTCACCACCACCCACCCCCTCGCCCCACCGGTCCCCGCCGTAGCGCAGCCACCGGCTCCCCTCGTCTCCGCCCAGGCGGCCGAAGCCCGGCCGGCACTGCCCGCGACCTCCTCGCCGGCCCCAGCCCCGGCCACCGAGCCGGCGGAGCCACCCACGCCGCTCCTCGCCGCCGCCCGGCCGACCGGCCAACCGGCGCCCCCTGCCCCCCGCCGCCCCAGCCGATCCCCCCACGCCCCTCCCCGCCGCCACTGCCCGTCACACCGAGCCACAACAACCGCTCACCACCCCCGAGCCCCCGGCCCCACCGGCCCCCGCCACGACCGTCGAGCCGGCTGA
- a CDS encoding ADP-ribosylglycohydrolase family protein, whose translation MLRLTWVQPEDLVGHELRQARLDGREPSRIEARWRAAGGLDAPERAGASPQRASRYLRLLAEDLLDELADLPSALAEDEPTDLERIRARCPEWPARPPVRPAPAPLALEASWLGRAVGCLLGKPVEKLPLEGIRALARATGNWPLSTWFTARGVPAELLAAHPWNRRSAGTSLAENIDGMPEDDDLNYPLLNLLLLQRHGRAFTTADVAGLWLDELPPGRAFTAERVAFRNLLGGIEPPLTARHRNPFREWIGALIRADVHGWTNPGDPAAAAEQAHRDAVLTHTANGVYAAMFTAATLAAAAGGAPDVHACLRTGRAVVPARSRLARAVDDALDLAAAHRDFDDVVDALHARHAATHHWVHAVPNTALIAAALAHADGDFTGSVCRAVSGGWDTDSDGATAGSVAGLLAGDPGALPDRWRTPLKNRLATSVAGFDGTGFDTLAHLTHLEATRS comes from the coding sequence ATGCTCCGACTGACCTGGGTGCAGCCGGAGGACCTGGTGGGCCACGAGCTGCGCCAGGCTCGCCTGGACGGCCGGGAGCCGTCCAGGATCGAGGCGCGGTGGCGCGCGGCCGGCGGGCTCGACGCGCCGGAGCGGGCCGGGGCCTCGCCGCAGCGGGCCTCGCGCTACCTGCGGCTGCTCGCCGAGGACCTCCTGGACGAACTGGCCGACCTGCCCAGCGCGCTGGCGGAGGACGAGCCGACCGACCTGGAGCGGATCAGGGCCCGGTGCCCCGAGTGGCCCGCGCGGCCCCCGGTCCGGCCGGCCCCCGCCCCGCTCGCCCTGGAGGCGTCGTGGCTGGGCCGGGCCGTGGGCTGCCTGCTCGGCAAACCCGTGGAGAAGCTGCCCCTGGAGGGCATCCGCGCCCTCGCGCGGGCCACCGGCAACTGGCCGCTGAGCACCTGGTTCACCGCGCGGGGCGTCCCGGCGGAACTGCTCGCCGCCCATCCGTGGAACCGCCGCTCCGCCGGTACCTCGCTCGCGGAGAACATCGACGGCATGCCCGAGGACGACGACCTCAACTACCCGCTGCTGAACCTGCTCCTGCTCCAGCGCCACGGCCGGGCCTTCACCACCGCCGACGTGGCCGGGCTCTGGCTGGACGAACTGCCGCCGGGCCGCGCCTTCACGGCCGAGCGCGTCGCCTTCCGCAACCTCCTCGGCGGCATCGAGCCCCCGCTCACCGCCCGCCACCGCAACCCGTTCCGCGAGTGGATCGGCGCGCTGATCCGCGCCGACGTCCACGGCTGGACCAACCCCGGCGACCCCGCTGCCGCCGCCGAGCAGGCCCACCGGGACGCCGTCCTCACGCACACCGCCAACGGCGTGTACGCGGCGATGTTCACGGCCGCCACGCTGGCCGCCGCGGCCGGCGGGGCCCCCGACGTGCACGCCTGTCTGCGCACCGGCCGCGCGGTGGTCCCGGCCCGCTCCCGGCTGGCCCGGGCGGTCGACGACGCGCTCGACCTGGCCGCGGCGCACCGCGACTTCGACGACGTCGTCGACGCCCTGCACGCCCGGCACGCCGCCACCCACCACTGGGTCCACGCCGTGCCCAACACCGCCCTGATCGCCGCCGCCCTCGCGCACGCGGACGGCGACTTCACCGGCTCCGTCTGCCGTGCCGTCTCCGGCGGCTGGGACACCGACTCCGACGGGGCCACCGCCGGCAGCGTCGCGGGGCTCCTGGCCGGGGACCCGGGCGCGCTCCCGGACCGCTGGCGGACCCCGCTGAAGAACCGGCTCGCCACCTCGGTCGCCGGCTTCGACGGCACCGGCTTCGACACCCTCGCCCATCTCACGCACCTGGAGGCGACCCGCTCATGA
- the gltB gene encoding glutamate synthase large subunit: protein MRTPRQPSQHSANGQNWSFMDARPAAQGMYDPRNERDACGVGFVATLTGEASHTLVEQALTVLRNLEHRGATGSEPDSGDGAGILSQVPDAFFREVAGFDLPAAGGYAVGIAFLPEEGADVAVSKIETIAAEEGLTVLGWREVPVAPELLGATARSTMPAFRQIFVSAAGSEGIALDRRAFVLRKRAEREAGVYFPSLSARTIVYKGMLTTGQLEPFFPDLSDRRFASAIALVHSRFSTNTFPSWPLAHPYRFVAHNGEINTVKGNRNWMRARESQLASDLFGPDEKTIERIFPVCTPDASDSASFDEVLELLHLGGRSLPHSVLMMIPEAWENHDSMDPARRAFYQFHSTMMEPWDGPACVTFTDGTQVGAVLDRNGLRPGRYWVTDEGLVVLGSEVGVLDIDPARVVRKGRLQPGRMFLVDTAEHRIVEDDEIKASLAAEQPYADWLEAGEIELGDLPEREHIVHTHASVTRRQQTFGYTEEELRVLLAPMARSAAEPIGSMGTDSPIAALSERPRLLFDYFTQLFAQVTNPPLDAIREELVTSLRSSLGPQGNLLDPTAASCRSVVLPFPVIDNDELAKLIHINADGDMPGFKAATLSGLFRVSGGGDSLAARIEEICAEADAAIDNGARLIVLSDRHSDAEHAPIPSLLLTAAVHHHLIRTKQRTHVGLLVEAGDVREVHHVALLIGFGAAAVNPYLAMESVEDLLRAGTFIDGIEPEQAIRNLIYALGKGVLKVMSKMGISTVASYRGAQVFEAVGLDDAFVEKYFNGTATKIGGVGIDVIAKEVAARHAKAYPASGIAPAHRALEIGGEYQWRREGEPHLFDPDTVFRLQHSTRSGRYDIFKKYTERVNEQSERLMTLRGLFGFKSDRQPIPVDEVEPVSEIVKRFSTGAMSYGSISKEAHETLAIAMNQLGGKSNTGEGGEDPERLYDPARRSAIKQVASGRFGVTSEYLVNADDIQIKMAQGAKPGEGGQLPGHKVYPWVAKTRHSTPGVGLISPPPHHDIYSIEDLAQLIHDLKNANPQARIHVKLVSEVGVGTVAAGVSKAHADVVLISGHDGGTGASPLTSLKHAGGPWELGLAETQQTLLLNGLRDRIVVQTDGQLKTGRDVVIAALLGAEEFGFATAPLVVSGCVMMRVCHLDTCPVGIATQNPTLRDRFTGKAEHVVNFFKFIAEEVREILAELGFRSIEEAVGHAETLDVTRAVDHWKAQGLDLEPLFHVPSLPEGAVRHQVIEQDHGLEKALDNELIKLAADALAASDATEAQPVRAQVAIRNINRTVGTMLGHEVTKKFGGAGLPDDTVDITFTGSAGQSFGAFLPRGVTLRLEGDANDYVGKGLSGGRIVVRPDRAADHLAEYSTIAGNTIGYGATGGELFLRGRTGERFCVRNSGALVVSEGVGDHGCEYMTGGRAVVLGETGRNFAAGMSGGIAYVIDLDRDNVNAGNVGAVEALDDADRQWLHDVVRRHAEETGSTVAGKLLADWDAAVQRFSKIIPSTYKAVLAAKDAAERAGLTETEITEKMMEAAING from the coding sequence ATGCGTACGCCGCGCCAGCCGTCCCAGCATTCAGCGAACGGCCAGAACTGGTCGTTCATGGATGCTCGCCCTGCTGCCCAGGGTATGTACGACCCCCGCAACGAACGCGACGCCTGTGGCGTCGGTTTCGTCGCCACTCTTACCGGCGAGGCGTCCCACACGCTGGTCGAGCAGGCACTCACCGTGCTGCGCAACCTGGAGCACCGCGGCGCCACCGGCTCCGAGCCCGACTCCGGCGACGGCGCGGGCATCCTCTCCCAGGTTCCCGACGCCTTCTTCCGTGAGGTGGCCGGTTTCGACCTTCCCGCCGCGGGCGGTTACGCGGTAGGCATCGCGTTCCTCCCGGAGGAGGGCGCCGACGTCGCCGTCTCGAAGATCGAGACGATCGCGGCCGAGGAGGGCCTCACCGTCCTCGGCTGGCGCGAGGTCCCGGTCGCCCCGGAGCTGCTCGGCGCCACCGCCCGGTCCACCATGCCGGCCTTCCGCCAGATCTTCGTGTCCGCGGCGGGGAGCGAGGGCATCGCGCTCGACCGCCGGGCCTTCGTGCTGCGCAAGCGCGCCGAGCGGGAGGCCGGGGTCTACTTCCCGTCCCTGTCCGCCCGCACGATCGTCTACAAGGGCATGCTGACCACCGGCCAGCTCGAGCCCTTCTTCCCGGACCTGTCCGACCGCCGCTTCGCCTCGGCGATCGCGCTCGTGCACTCCCGGTTCTCCACGAACACCTTCCCGTCGTGGCCGCTCGCGCACCCCTACCGCTTCGTCGCCCACAACGGTGAGATCAACACCGTCAAGGGCAACCGCAACTGGATGCGCGCCCGCGAGTCCCAGCTCGCCTCCGACCTGTTCGGCCCGGACGAGAAGACCATCGAGCGCATCTTCCCCGTGTGCACGCCGGACGCCTCCGACTCGGCGTCCTTCGACGAGGTGCTCGAACTGCTGCACCTCGGCGGCCGCTCGCTCCCGCACTCCGTGCTGATGATGATCCCGGAGGCGTGGGAGAACCACGACTCCATGGACCCGGCCCGGCGCGCCTTCTACCAGTTCCACTCCACGATGATGGAGCCCTGGGACGGCCCGGCCTGCGTCACCTTCACCGACGGCACCCAGGTCGGCGCCGTGCTCGACCGCAACGGCCTGCGCCCCGGCCGCTACTGGGTCACCGACGAGGGCCTCGTCGTCCTCGGCTCCGAGGTCGGCGTCCTCGACATCGACCCGGCCAGGGTCGTCCGCAAGGGCCGCCTGCAGCCCGGCCGCATGTTCCTCGTCGACACCGCCGAGCACCGCATCGTCGAGGACGACGAGATCAAGGCGTCCCTCGCCGCGGAGCAGCCGTACGCCGACTGGCTGGAGGCCGGCGAGATCGAGCTGGGCGACCTGCCCGAGCGCGAGCACATCGTCCACACCCACGCCTCGGTCACCCGCCGCCAGCAGACCTTCGGCTACACCGAGGAGGAACTGCGCGTCCTCCTCGCGCCGATGGCCCGCAGCGCCGCCGAACCGATCGGCTCCATGGGCACGGACTCGCCCATCGCGGCCCTGTCCGAGCGCCCGCGGCTGCTCTTCGACTACTTCACCCAGCTCTTCGCGCAGGTCACCAACCCGCCGCTGGACGCGATCCGCGAGGAGCTGGTCACCTCCCTGCGCTCGTCGCTCGGCCCGCAGGGCAACCTGCTCGACCCGACCGCCGCCTCCTGCCGGTCCGTCGTGCTGCCCTTCCCGGTCATCGACAACGACGAGCTGGCCAAGCTCATCCACATCAACGCCGACGGCGACATGCCCGGCTTCAAGGCCGCGACGCTCTCCGGCCTGTTCCGGGTCTCCGGCGGCGGCGACTCGCTGGCCGCGCGCATCGAGGAGATCTGCGCCGAGGCCGACGCGGCGATCGACAACGGCGCCCGCCTGATCGTCCTGTCGGACCGCCACTCGGACGCCGAGCACGCGCCGATCCCGTCGCTGCTGCTCACCGCGGCCGTCCACCACCACCTCATCCGCACCAAGCAGCGCACCCACGTGGGCCTGCTGGTCGAGGCCGGCGACGTCCGCGAGGTCCACCACGTCGCGCTGCTCATCGGCTTCGGCGCCGCCGCGGTCAACCCGTACCTGGCGATGGAGTCCGTCGAGGACCTGCTGCGCGCGGGCACCTTCATCGACGGCATCGAGCCCGAGCAGGCCATCCGCAACCTGATCTACGCCCTCGGCAAGGGCGTCCTGAAGGTCATGTCCAAGATGGGCATCTCCACCGTCGCCTCCTACCGCGGCGCCCAGGTCTTCGAGGCCGTCGGCCTGGACGACGCGTTCGTGGAGAAGTACTTCAACGGCACCGCCACCAAGATCGGCGGCGTCGGCATCGACGTCATCGCCAAGGAGGTCGCCGCCCGCCACGCCAAGGCCTACCCGGCCTCCGGCATCGCTCCCGCGCACCGCGCGCTGGAGATCGGCGGCGAGTACCAGTGGCGCCGCGAGGGCGAGCCGCACCTGTTCGACCCGGACACGGTCTTCCGCCTCCAGCACTCCACGCGCTCCGGCCGCTACGACATCTTCAAGAAGTACACCGAGCGGGTGAACGAGCAGTCCGAGCGCCTGATGACGCTGCGCGGCCTGTTCGGCTTCAAGTCGGACCGGCAGCCGATCCCCGTCGACGAGGTCGAGCCGGTCTCCGAGATCGTCAAGCGGTTCTCCACCGGCGCCATGTCGTACGGCTCCATCTCCAAGGAGGCGCACGAGACCCTCGCCATCGCCATGAACCAGCTGGGCGGCAAGTCCAACACCGGTGAGGGCGGCGAGGACCCGGAGCGCCTGTACGACCCGGCGCGCCGCTCGGCGATCAAGCAGGTCGCCTCCGGCCGCTTCGGCGTGACCTCCGAGTACCTGGTCAACGCGGACGACATCCAGATCAAGATGGCCCAGGGCGCCAAGCCCGGCGAGGGCGGCCAGCTGCCCGGCCACAAGGTCTACCCGTGGGTCGCCAAGACGCGTCACTCGACGCCGGGCGTGGGCCTCATCTCCCCGCCGCCGCACCACGACATCTACTCCATCGAGGACCTGGCCCAGCTGATCCACGACCTCAAGAACGCCAACCCGCAGGCCCGCATCCACGTGAAGCTGGTCTCCGAGGTCGGCGTCGGCACGGTCGCGGCCGGTGTGTCCAAGGCGCACGCGGACGTCGTCCTCATCTCGGGTCACGACGGCGGCACCGGCGCCTCCCCGCTGACCTCGCTGAAGCACGCGGGCGGCCCCTGGGAGCTGGGCCTCGCCGAGACCCAGCAGACCCTGCTGCTCAACGGCCTGCGCGACCGCATCGTGGTGCAGACCGACGGTCAGCTGAAGACCGGCCGCGACGTCGTCATCGCCGCGCTGCTCGGCGCCGAGGAGTTCGGTTTCGCGACCGCACCGCTCGTCGTCTCCGGCTGCGTCATGATGCGCGTCTGCCACCTGGACACCTGCCCGGTCGGCATCGCCACCCAGAACCCGACGCTGCGCGACCGGTTCACCGGCAAGGCCGAGCACGTGGTGAACTTCTTCAAGTTCATCGCCGAGGAGGTCCGCGAGATCCTCGCGGAGCTGGGCTTCCGCTCCATCGAGGAGGCCGTCGGCCACGCGGAGACGCTCGACGTCACCCGTGCCGTCGACCACTGGAAGGCGCAGGGCCTGGACCTGGAGCCGCTGTTCCACGTGCCGTCGCTGCCCGAGGGCGCCGTCCGCCACCAGGTGATCGAGCAGGACCACGGCCTCGAGAAGGCCCTGGACAACGAGCTGATCAAGCTGGCCGCCGACGCCCTGGCCGCCTCCGACGCCACCGAGGCCCAGCCGGTGCGCGCCCAGGTCGCCATCCGCAACATCAACCGCACGGTCGGCACCATGCTCGGCCACGAGGTGACGAAGAAGTTCGGCGGCGCGGGCCTGCCCGACGACACCGTCGACATCACCTTCACCGGCTCGGCCGGCCAGTCCTTCGGCGCGTTCCTGCCGCGCGGTGTGACGCTGCGCCTGGAGGGCGACGCCAACGACTACGTCGGCAAGGGCCTGTCCGGCGGCCGGATCGTCGTCCGCCCGGACCGGGCCGCCGACCACCTCGCCGAGTACTCGACCATCGCCGGCAACACCATCGGCTACGGCGCCACCGGCGGCGAGCTGTTCCTGCGCGGCCGTACCGGCGAGCGGTTCTGCGTCCGCAACTCCGGCGCGCTGGTGGTCTCCGAGGGCGTGGGCGACCACGGCTGCGAGTACATGACCGGCGGTCGCGCCGTGGTCCTCGGCGAGACCGGCCGCAACTTCGCGGCGGGCATGTCCGGCGGCATCGCGTACGTCATCGACCTGGACCGCGACAACGTCAACGCCGGCAACGTCGGGGCCGTCGAGGCGCTGGACGACGCCGACCGGCAGTGGCTGCACGACGTCGTGCGCCGGCACGCCGAGGAGACCGGCTCGACCGTCGCCGGGAAGCTGCTCGCCGACTGGGACGCGGCCGTGCAGCGGTTCAGCAAGATCATCCCCAGCACGTACAAGGCAGTGCTCGCCGCCAAGGACGCCGCCGAGCGAGCCGGTCTCACCGAGACCGAGATCACCGAGAAGATGATGGAGGCGGCGATCAATGGCTGA
- a CDS encoding VIT1/CCC1 transporter family protein, whose amino-acid sequence MAIIETEAALHEAHRDNHTHRDVNGGWLRPAVFGAMDGLVSNLALMTGVAGGSVGHQTIVITGLAGLAAGAFSMAAGEYTSVASQRELVEAELDVERRELRKHPQDEEDELAALYVARGVEPGLAREVARQLSKDPEQALEIHAREELGIDPGDLPSPLVAAVSSFGSFALGALLPLLPYLLGATALWPAVLLALAGLFGCGAVVARVTARSWWFSGLRQLALGGAAAGVTYALGTLFGTAVG is encoded by the coding sequence ATGGCGATCATCGAGACCGAGGCGGCGCTGCACGAGGCGCACCGCGACAACCACACGCACCGTGACGTGAACGGCGGCTGGCTGCGCCCCGCCGTCTTCGGTGCGATGGACGGCCTGGTCTCCAACCTCGCCCTGATGACCGGTGTCGCGGGCGGCTCCGTGGGCCACCAGACCATCGTCATCACCGGCCTCGCGGGCCTCGCCGCCGGCGCCTTCTCCATGGCGGCCGGCGAGTACACCTCCGTCGCCTCGCAGCGCGAACTCGTCGAGGCCGAGCTGGACGTCGAGCGGCGCGAGCTGCGCAAGCACCCCCAGGACGAGGAGGACGAGCTGGCGGCGCTCTACGTGGCCCGCGGGGTGGAGCCCGGACTGGCCCGGGAGGTCGCCCGGCAGCTCTCGAAGGACCCCGAGCAGGCCCTGGAGATCCACGCCCGCGAGGAGCTGGGCATCGACCCCGGCGACCTGCCGTCGCCGCTGGTCGCCGCCGTGTCCTCGTTCGGCTCCTTCGCGCTCGGCGCCCTGCTGCCCCTGCTGCCGTACCTGCTGGGCGCCACCGCCCTCTGGCCGGCCGTGCTCCTCGCGCTGGCCGGGCTGTTCGGCTGCGGTGCCGTGGTGGCCCGGGTGACCGCCCGCTCCTGGTGGTTCAGCGGCCTGAGGCAGCTCGCGCTGGGCGGCGCCGCGGCCGGTGTGACGTACGCCCTGGGCACACTGTTCGGGACGGCCGTAGGATAG